DNA from Alkalispirochaeta americana:
AGAAGGTTGTCTCCAGCATGGCTCGAATACCGGTTCGGTCCGTCTCGGGCGATGAGCGGCAGCAGCTTCAGGATTTGGCATCCCGTTTGCTTGAACAGATTTTCGGACAGGATCAGGCCGTAGACTCCGTGGTATCCGCGGTAAAGCGCTCCCGGGCGGGTTTTCGCAGTTCTGACAAGCCTGTGGCGACTTTCCTCTTTGTGGGGCCCACGGGAGTTGGCAAGACCGAGTTGGCCCGGCAGCTGGCGGATCAGCTGGGCATAGTCCTCCACCGCTTTGATATGAGCGAGTACCAGGAGAAACACGCTGTCTCGCGGTTGATCGGGTCTCCGCCAGGGTACGTAGGCTTCGAGGAGGGGGGGCTTCTTACCGATGCTATCCGAAAAACTCCCCACGCGGTGGTTCTTCTGGACGAGATCGAGAAGGCTCATCAGGACATCTTCAATGTTCTGTTGCAGGTTATGGACTACGCCACCCTCACAGACAATGCCGGCAAAAAAGCCGATTTCCGCAATGTTATTCTCATCATGACATCCAACGCGGGAGCCCGGGAAATTGGCCGCCCGTTGATCGGCTTTGGTGAACGGAGCATAACGGCCTCAGCCGTGAAGGAGGCTGTGGACCAGACTTTTTCGCCGGAGTTCCGAAACCGTCTGGATCAGGTCATTCTCTTCTCCCGGCTGGACAAGGTGCTGGTGGAAGAGATCGTCCGCAAGGAGCTTCGTCTCTTTGCGGCACAGCTTCAGGAGCGGCAGGTGACCCTCACCGTTGACGACGAGGCTGTGGCCTGGCTCGCCGGTCAGGGCTATTCCGAGGAGTTCGGTGCCAGAAACATTTCCCGCATCGTCGAGGCCCAGGTGAAAGAGCCCTTTGTTGATCAGGTTCTCTTCGGCACGCTTTCCCAGGGGGGAGAAGCCAGAGTAGGTCTTGGTCAGGATTGTATCGAGATAGATTTTTCCGGCTTTTCTCTTCTTCCTGGCGGAGATTCGCCTGAAGAGGAGCTTCATGGAGTACCTTGACGAGCACCGGCGGGTTTGCTTTCCCGATCCCTCTGAGGCGGATCACTGGGGGCTTCTTGCGGTGGGAGGAAACCTGTCGCCGGGATTTTTGCTCTCGGCCTACGAGCAGGGGGCGTTCCCCTGGTATGAGGAAGAGCCGATCCTCTGGTTTTCGCCAAACCCACGGTTCGTGCTGTTTCTCGATTCCTTTCATGCAGGAAAACGCCTGGGCCGAACCCTGAAGAATGCCCCCTGGCGAATATCCTTTGATCGGGACTTCTCCGGGGTGATCTCAGCCTGCGGAGAACCCCGACGGAACGAGAAAGGAACCTGGATCACCGGGGAGATGCAGACTGCCTACGAAGAGCTCCATCGTCTGGGCTGGGCCCACTCTGTTGAGGTTTGGCACGATGATGCCCTGGTGGGGGGGCTCTACGGGGTCTCTCTGGGGGGCTGCTTTTCGGGAGAGTCCATGTTTTCCCGGGAGCGTGATGCCAGCAAAGCCGCCCTGGTTGCGCTGGCAGGACTTCTTTCGCAGTGGACGGTTTCGTTCATCGACTGCCAAATGGAAACGGCTCATCTGGCATCCTTCGGTGCCTGCCAGGTGCCCCGGGAAACCTTTCTGGCCTTCCTCAAGGAGGCTCGGGGGCGGCAGGGCGGGGCGCCCCGCAGAAGCTGGAGCTCCTGTGACGGCGCTTCCTCGCTTGCCCGGGGCCTTTCCCTTAGTAATGAAAACCGCTCTCCCCGATAAACTCCCGGAGGATTGATTCCTGGGGCACCAGTTTTTGGGGTATCACGGTGAAGTTTTTCAGAAATGTTTGCAGCCGAACCGCCTCGTGGTAGACCGAATCAGTGGGTTTGACCTGGCGCAGCAGGGGTTCAGCGTGGTTCCGCAGGACCCCCAACTCGTAATCCAGAGCGGTATTAAACGTGGAATCTGCTGAGTCCTGGAAGGGAAAAATGTTCTGTCTCTCCCCCCGGCGCACCGAGGGCCACATCTCCAGCGTGGCTGTGGCGCTGTGCCCGCGGAACTGGTGGTCCCGCACAATGCGCCGGATCAGGCGGTTATCGGTCGTGGCAATTCGGTTGTGGTCGTCCAGATTGAGCTGAGTCAGGGCCGACACATAGATTTTGTATTTTTGCTCCCGGGGGATGCGCGGGGTGAGGGCGTCGTTCAGCCCGTGAATCCCTTCCATGACGAGAACTCCCCGCTCGGGGAGAGAGAGTTTTGCCCCCCGGTATTCGGGCTGACCTGTTTTGAAGTTGAAGGTTCGTACATCGATCTCATCCCCCGCAAAGAGTGCCAGCAGGTGCTGATTCAGCAGATCGATATCGATGGCCTCGATATGCTCAAAGTTGTAGGAGCCATCGGGGTTTTTTGGTGTCTTCTCCCGGGGAACAAAGTAATCATCCAGTGAAATCACCACCGGTACCAGTCCCACCACGGTAAGCTGTACCGCAAGTTTTTTGGTGAAAGTCGTCTTTCCCGACGAGGAAGGGCCCGCGATGAGGGCGACTTTGCCGGCGCCCCCCGTGGCGTGGATGCTCTCGGCAAGGCTGTCGGCGATCTGTGCGATCTTTTTGTCATGGAGTGCCTCGGCCACGCGGATAAACTCCTTGACCTGGCCCTGCTCTGTCAGGCGGTTCAGTTGCCCCACCGAGGATATCCCCAGGATTCGTCCCCACTGCTTGTACTCCCGGTAGATCTGGAAGAGCATCTCGCTGCGATGTTCGGGTTGAATCTCCCGGGGAGCGCGTGAGCCGGGAAAGATCAGCAGGAAACCGTCGTGAAACGCCTCGATCCGGTAGAGTTGCAGCACCCCCGTACGGGCAGCCAGAGGCCCGTGGGAGAGGTCCATGAAATCTCCGCAACGATACACCGGCACCTCGCTGTAATTGTGGCGTTCCACCAGAAGGGCTGCATCCTCCATGCGGTGAGACCTGAAGAACGTCAGTGCTTCAGTGTAGGCGATTACCCCTCTTTCTATCGGCTTGTCGTCGGCAACGATCGTGGAAAATTCCTTCTTCAGGGCCTCCAGCAGTTCCGGGGTGGCTGCTTCCCCGTCAAAGGAATAGAAGTAGGCGTTTCCCAGGGCATGGCCGATGAGCAGCCGCCGACCCTGGCAGGCTCGAGACGCGGCGATAGCCAGGACGTAACAGAGGCTGCGCCGGTAGACCCGCTGTCCCTCGGGTTCATCGTGCAGAATAGGGGCCACGGTGGCGTTGATATGAATCTGGTAGCTGAGGGCCCGGACTTCGTTGTTGACAAAGGCTGCTATGACCGGGGAAGCCTCATCCGGAACGTAGCCTGCCTGAAGCAATGCTGATTCTACCGATGTTCCCTGGGGAAGGGTCACGGCAGGAGAACCGGCTAGAGCAATGGAGATGGTGTTCATTATAACTCCTTTTTCGGGTGATTTTCCGGGTGATTATGACCTGTCGGGCAACGCTGAATTGCCAGGTCTAGAGAGCGTTTTTGAGACGCGTTACCTCTTGATGGCTGAGAACGCCTGTGACGGCGTACTGTTCGGTTTCTGTTTCCGTTACTGGTTGTTCCCGCACGATCGTTCCCTTTGGATCGGTGAGGATCTGTACCTTCGGGGCTCGTGCCTTGCCGGGCGTGATGTCAATGACGATCGCCCGGTGCCCCGAGGCAAGCTGCACGTAGGTCCCGTAGGGAAAGAGCGAAAATGTTCCGATCATGGCCTGAAGAACGGTGTTGTCGTAGGAGGTATTCACCCCCGTCAAAAGGGTTTTCATGATGGTGTGGCCGTCGATGGCGGGCCGGTAGGGACGGGGTGATGCCATGGCGGCAAAGGTGCTGGCAGCGTTCATGATCTTCCCGTAGATCGAGATCTTGTTGGCTGGAAGGTTTCTGGGGTATCCCGAGCCATCCACGTTTTCCCGGCATTCCAGGACACCCAGACAAATTTGCAAAGGAAAATCGAATTGGCGCAGAATCTTGAACCCCAGGACGGGGTGAGTGGAGATCGCCTTTTTCTCGCGGGGATTCAGCTCCCGGTTGCTCATGTAGAGCTGGCTGGGGAGTCGGATCATGCCGATCTCGTGGAGGAGCCCCACCGTGCCAAGTTCGATAAGCCGATGGGGGGGGAGCTTCATGGAGGAACCCGTGGCCATCGCGACAATTGCTGTTTTTACGGCGTGGTCCACAATGTAGTTTACCGTGACGCCGCCCAGCTCGGGTATGCGCAAAAGGTATTGCTTCTGGTTTCGCAGGTCTTCCAGAAGGAGCTTGATTTTCTCGTGGATCTGGTTGGTCTGAAGGATGCCGTTTTGAAGGTAGTGGCCGAAAAGCTGTTCGGCAAAATGCAGATGGGCGACATATTTTTTTTGGGCTTTTCCCATCTCCCGGCCGTCGCGCCGGCCGTGATCGATTGCCGCAAGAGGGGCGTCTTCCATTGCCACCGGGCCGGCGTTTCCGAGAGCGGGCGTTTCCGCAAGTTCTCCCTCGCTCTGGATCTCCTGAAAGTGCCATTGCTCCAGCCGCTCAAGCAGGGATGCGTCCAGAGGTATTTCCGGAGAGAGGAGGATATATTTCTCATCAAGAAAGGCCTCTCTGGTGATGTAGAGCCCCTCGGAAAGCTGAGATGTGGCGATTGTTTTCATCTTCTCCTCACCATTGACCCTGTTCCGGCCGCATATTAGACTTTATCCTTACGTATTATAACGGCAAATCGGGTGAATAGTTTAGCCTGAAGTGAAGGGGTGTGAAATGGATGGGTGGGGTGAAGCTTAAAACTGTTTTCATTATTTTCAATGTAGTGGTGGGAGTCACCTTCCTCCTGGTTTTTATCATGCCTCTGTTGTTTTTGGGCCCCGATGTGGCCCGAATGTTCTGGAGATCAAATTGGTACATGGCGCTCCTCTTCATTGGGGCCCTTGGTTTTCTGAACGGGTATTTCATCTCGAACTGGCGGTTTTTCGGGGCCCTGGAGCAGGAGCGGTGGGCCGAGATCGCTGAGATTCTCGGTGCGCGTCTTCGCCGGTGTCCCTGGTTTCGCCGTTCTTCGGTGAAACTGTTTGTTAACGCCTGCGTGGTATCATCCCAGCCCCAGGAAATCCAGAGGCTGGAGGAGGACCTGCGTAAAAAATGTCCCTCCCTGGTGCGCAGAAACGCCTTGCGCTTCGGGATTCCTCATCTTCTTTCGAATGACGGAGAAAAGGTGCTGCTCTACTTCCGGGAATTCCGTCCGGCAACAGAAAAAAAAGGCCTCCTCGGCGGCTCTCGGGGTTTCACCGCCGATGAAGGGTGGATCGAGTGGTGCTATGCCTTCGGCCTGCTGATGACGGGGCGAACCGGCGAGGCTCGCCTTGTTCTGGATAATCTCGTGCGTATGACTTCTCCCGGAATCGTTCAGGCTCTCTCGCTCTATCTTTTAAGCGCCTACGAGGGCGATTCCGGGGATGCTTCAGCAGGAAAGAACCCCTCCGACGCGCAGGATCCGGTTGCCCGGGATGACTCGCTAGAGAATTCTCTGATAGCGGGGGTGGATGCCGAAGGAGATCAAAGAGAGCATCTTCTGGAAAACCTCCCCCGTGAGAAATGGGACAGGATGATCGAATCCTCCCAGGGTGAGATCCATGTGATCATTCTGGGTACGCTTCTTCAGGATGTTGCCTGTTGGCTCTATGGGTCGGCAGAGCGCGAAAAACCAGTAGAGAGAGGTTGAGGTCCGCGACGCTGCGGCCTGGAGAGAATTATGTCGTCAAATACCGAAAAGAATAAAGCAGGGACGGGCGGGGCTCGATTGTCCCGTAATCTTCATAAGTCAAAAAAACTTGAAAACGTCTGTTATGACATCCGGGGCCCCGTTCTCGAAGAGGCTCAGCGGCTTGAGGAGGAGGGGTTTCGTGTCACCAAGCTGAATATTGGAAACCCGGCCCCCTTCGGCTTCGACGCCCCCGACGAATTGGTTCACGATGTGATTCTGAACCTGCGGGCTGCCCAGGGCTACGTGGACAGCAAAGGAATTTTTGCGGCCCGGAAAGCGGTCATGCAACACTACCAGGCCCGGGGTATGCTGGATGTCCAGGTAGAGGATATCTACATCGGGAACGGCGTGAGCGAGCTCATCGTGATGACCATGCAGGCTCTTCTCAACGATGGCGATGAAGTCCTGATCCCTGCACCGGATTATCCCTTATGGACCGCTGCGGTGAACCTGGCGGGGGGAACGCCCGTGCATTACCGGTGCGACGAGCAGTCCGACTGGAACCCCGATCTGAAAGATATCCGGTCAAAAATCACTGACCGCACCCGGGCTCTGGTGATCATCAACCCCAATAATCCCACCGGGGCCGTGTATCCTCGCAGTGTGATCGAGGAACTTCATGATATTGCCGCCGAGAAAGGGCTTCTGGTTCTGGCCGACGAGATCTACGACAAGATTCTCTACGACGATAACGAGCACGTCTCGATTGCCACGTACTGTCGTGATATCCCCTGCATTACCCTGAACGGTTTGTCCAAGGCGTACCGTGCGGCAGGGTTTCGGGCAGGGTGGATGGTTCTGAGCGGCCGCGTCTCCATGATGAGGGATTACCGCGAGGGGCTCGATATCCTCTCCAATATGCGCCTGTGCAGTAACGCCCCTGCCCAGTTCGCTATACAAGCTGCTCTAGGAGGCTATCAAAGCATCAACGATCTTATTCTGCCAGGCGGGCGCTTGCGAGAGCAGCGGGATGTGGCGTGGCAACTCATCAGCGATATCCCGGGATTGACGGCGGTCAAACCCAAGGGAGCGCTCTATCTCTTTCCCAAAATCGATACCAAACGGTTTAACATCACCGACGACAGACAGTTTGTCTACGATCTTCT
Protein-coding regions in this window:
- the aat gene encoding leucyl/phenylalanyl-tRNA--protein transferase, giving the protein MEYLDEHRRVCFPDPSEADHWGLLAVGGNLSPGFLLSAYEQGAFPWYEEEPILWFSPNPRFVLFLDSFHAGKRLGRTLKNAPWRISFDRDFSGVISACGEPRRNEKGTWITGEMQTAYEELHRLGWAHSVEVWHDDALVGGLYGVSLGGCFSGESMFSRERDASKAALVALAGLLSQWTVSFIDCQMETAHLASFGACQVPRETFLAFLKEARGRQGGAPRRSWSSCDGASSLARGLSLSNENRSPR
- a CDS encoding pyridoxal phosphate-dependent aminotransferase — protein: MSSNTEKNKAGTGGARLSRNLHKSKKLENVCYDIRGPVLEEAQRLEEEGFRVTKLNIGNPAPFGFDAPDELVHDVILNLRAAQGYVDSKGIFAARKAVMQHYQARGMLDVQVEDIYIGNGVSELIVMTMQALLNDGDEVLIPAPDYPLWTAAVNLAGGTPVHYRCDEQSDWNPDLKDIRSKITDRTRALVIINPNNPTGAVYPRSVIEELHDIAAEKGLLVLADEIYDKILYDDNEHVSIATYCRDIPCITLNGLSKAYRAAGFRAGWMVLSGRVSMMRDYREGLDILSNMRLCSNAPAQFAIQAALGGYQSINDLILPGGRLREQRDVAWQLISDIPGLTAVKPKGALYLFPKIDTKRFNITDDRQFVYDLLVAKKILLVQGTGFNWPEPDHFRIVFLPDREDLRQAIHEIGDFLSSYRQL
- a CDS encoding nucleoside kinase gives rise to the protein MNTISIALAGSPAVTLPQGTSVESALLQAGYVPDEASPVIAAFVNNEVRALSYQIHINATVAPILHDEPEGQRVYRRSLCYVLAIAASRACQGRRLLIGHALGNAYFYSFDGEAATPELLEALKKEFSTIVADDKPIERGVIAYTEALTFFRSHRMEDAALLVERHNYSEVPVYRCGDFMDLSHGPLAARTGVLQLYRIEAFHDGFLLIFPGSRAPREIQPEHRSEMLFQIYREYKQWGRILGISSVGQLNRLTEQGQVKEFIRVAEALHDKKIAQIADSLAESIHATGGAGKVALIAGPSSSGKTTFTKKLAVQLTVVGLVPVVISLDDYFVPREKTPKNPDGSYNFEHIEAIDIDLLNQHLLALFAGDEIDVRTFNFKTGQPEYRGAKLSLPERGVLVMEGIHGLNDALTPRIPREQKYKIYVSALTQLNLDDHNRIATTDNRLIRRIVRDHQFRGHSATATLEMWPSVRRGERQNIFPFQDSADSTFNTALDYELGVLRNHAEPLLRQVKPTDSVYHEAVRLQTFLKNFTVIPQKLVPQESILREFIGESGFHY
- a CDS encoding HD-GYP domain-containing protein — encoded protein: MKTIATSQLSEGLYITREAFLDEKYILLSPEIPLDASLLERLEQWHFQEIQSEGELAETPALGNAGPVAMEDAPLAAIDHGRRDGREMGKAQKKYVAHLHFAEQLFGHYLQNGILQTNQIHEKIKLLLEDLRNQKQYLLRIPELGGVTVNYIVDHAVKTAIVAMATGSSMKLPPHRLIELGTVGLLHEIGMIRLPSQLYMSNRELNPREKKAISTHPVLGFKILRQFDFPLQICLGVLECRENVDGSGYPRNLPANKISIYGKIMNAASTFAAMASPRPYRPAIDGHTIMKTLLTGVNTSYDNTVLQAMIGTFSLFPYGTYVQLASGHRAIVIDITPGKARAPKVQILTDPKGTIVREQPVTETETEQYAVTGVLSHQEVTRLKNAL